AGCAACCATTGCTTCGCGTTTGCGCTGGCGTGCTTCTACTGATTTTTTTGCCATTTCAGTTCTTTTTACCGTTATTTTTTGAATGGAATTCCAAGTTCTGTTAATAAAGCTATTGCCTCTTCATCGGTATTGGCGGTAGTAACAAAAGTTATATCCATACCATTGATTTTGCTTACTTTGTCAATTTCAATCTCTGGGAAAATAATTTGCTCCTTAACACCCAAGGTATAGTTGCCTCTACCATCAAAACCTTTGTTATTCACGCCTTTAAAGTCGCGAACACGTGGTAATGAAACAGCAATTAAGCGATCTAAAAACTCATACATACGATCTTTGCGCAACGTAACACGTGTGGCAATTGGCATGTTTTCTCTTAATTTAAAATTCGAAATCGCTTTCTTAGATTTTGCAGCAACTGCTTTTTGACCAGCGATATTAGTCATTTCTTGTACGGCAACATCTACCAATTTTTTATCAGCAGTAGCGCCATTTACGCCTTGGTTTAGGCATATTTTTTCTAAGCGGGGAACCTGCATCACCGAAGTATAATTAAACTTCTTCATTAGTGAAGACACTATTTCCTCCTTGTAGCGCTTGCGAAGGCGCGGAATGTAAGTTGTACTCATTATGTTAAAGAATTAAGGACGATTCCAACCGTCCATATTTTAAAATGGTCGGCAAAAGTAATACAAGTTTTCTAAAATGCAAGTACCTGCCAAAGAATATCCTACTAAACCGCTAAAAAAGTATATTATTCTTATTTTGAAACTAAACAGTCCAAAATTCGTAACACCACACAAACCTCCTCTATATGAAAAACTATTTCCTAAAAATAGTAATGCCACTACTATTGGCAATAACAGTATTGAACATCTCCTCTGCCAGCTCCAAATCAAGTGGCAATTCACTAAACAGTACCGATTTTTTCTTCAAAGATGTAACCGTAAAACATCTTTCGTGGGACGAAATTGAAACCCAATTTTCAATCTTTCATCAAACACAAAAACTCACTTCTCCAATACAAAAAGTTACACTCAAAATTTTCAACTCCAAAGGCAACTTACTTGCACAATCTTTCAAACCCACCATTAAATTCAACGATGCACTACTTGAATCCGAAGAAAATTTACAGCTGGAGATAACTGCCACCATACATAAAACAACCATAAAACATGTTGAATCCATTAAAAGTTCTAAAAAGAAAATAACGATAGAACACAAAATTTTCTATCCATTAAAAAAACAGTTATTTGCAGGAATATGCCAAGCAACACCCCAATTGCTACGTGTAAAATTCAATCAAAAAGAATCTTGGGAAAAAATCTATACACCTAAAAAAGATTGGAATTTTTATCTCACCATACAAGAAGAAAACAGTGCGAAAAAAATTGCCATTCCCATCAACATAGGCACAAATAAATTCAACCTGCGCAACGCACCACAGTACGAAACCATTCTTCCCGAAATAGAAAATGCGATCACACAAAATGGAGAAGCTGCCTTAAAATTCAATGTAATTGCATTCAAGCATGGGAAAACATACACAACCCAACAAGAAACCATAGCACTGGCATACAACAATACACCAAACTTAAACAAAGAAAAACTACCCACTAAAAACATAGCAGCACCTGCAGGCAATTCTACATCACTCACCACTATTACATTGGGATCGCAAAACGATTTGCAAAAGTTCGTAAAAGTATGGGCAAGCAATCAAATTAAACACTATTACATAACACCGGCAGCACTCAAAATCTCTTTACACACATGGGCGTATAATACAGCCACCGGAAAATATATAGCCAACGTTACCATACAATGGCAAAATCAAATTATCCCTGAAGAAAAGTACATTTTAAGAGGAAATTTTCAAATCAGCACAACAGGCATCAATCCTACCTTTACCAGAACATTTGCCAATACAACCATACTCGATATTGAAAAGTATCAATCCGAACGTGCCATGAAATAGCACCACATATCTAGCTAAAACACGATCTAACTATATATTACTAATAAACATTGCATCCATAATTCTACTATCATTGCACCATGCAATTTTCAGGAGTAATAGGACAATCGCTAGCGAAGCAAAAATTACAAAACATGCTAGCATCAGGCAGGATGCCGCACGCCCTCTTAATTAGTGCAGCCGAAGGATTTGGAGGATTACCACTGGCAGTAGCACTTGCGCAATTCCTAAATTGCGAAAATCCTTCAGACCAAGACTCCTGCGGGCAATGCAATTCCTGCATCAAAGCACAAAAACTAATTCATCCCGATATATTTTTCACCTACCCAACTATTGCAAAAAAAAGTGGTGATAAACCAGTTAGCTATGACTTTATTGTAGAATGGCGCAAAGCCTTTCTAAACAATCCATACATCACCTACAACCAATGGATGGAAAGTATTACAGACGAAAATAAACAAGGCAACATTACCGTACACGAATGCCATGAAATCATTAAACGAATTAGCCTAAAAAACTACGAAGGGAAATATAAAATTCAAATCATCTGGCTAGCAGAATTACTCCGCGAATACGGAAACGCCCTCCTTAAAAGTATTGAAGAACCACCTGCAAATACCCTTTTTATTTTAGTTACTGAACAACCAGATCAAATCTTAAACACCATTCTGTCGCGCACCCAAATGCTAAAATTGCCACCAATAGAACACAATGCAATTCAACAAGCCTTAGAAAACTACTTAGATTTTGAAAGAAAAAACAATGCATCCCAACTCGCTAACCTAAGTGGAGGAAGTTGGAGCACAGCTATCGAACTTGCAAGTGAAGAAGACTCCCAAATTGAAGATGTATTCCTAAATTGGCTTCGTTATTCTGCCGCAAAATACAACACACAAACCGCCACAGGTATAATGCAAATTGTAGAAGAATTTCACGCATTAAAACGAGAAAAACAAAAACTATTCGTTCGTTATGGTCTATTTTTTATAGAAAATTGCCTAATACAAAAAGCTACAGGAAAAAATCAACTTCAACATCAAACACTAGAAGTATCAAAAAAAATTGCCGACCGTTACGATCTATCAATATTCCAATCAATAGAAATAATACTAAACAAATTGCACTATCAAATCGAAAGAAATGCAAATCCCAAAATTGCAATACACAGTGCATCCATTAAACTAAATGAATTAATGTCATAAAACATCAATATCACCCGCCCCTTCCCTAACAATAATCGGCTCTCTTCCCGTATAATCCACAATTGTTGATGGCACATTTCCTCCCATACCACCATCAATTACAATATCAACCACATCCTCATATATTTCATAAATCTCCTCTGGATCAGTAATATATTCCAACACACTATCCTCATTCTTTATAGATGCAGAAAGTATAGGATAACCCAATTCATCAACAATAGAACGGGCAATACTATTGTCAGGAACCCTTATACCAACTGTACGCTTTGCATACCCGAAAACTTTTGCAAGATTATTGTTGCCATTCAAGATAAATGTATAAGGTCCTGGCAATAATCTATTCATGGCCTTGTAAACTGGAGTTGGTAACCCGGTTGTAAATGCACTTAAGTGGCTAAGATCATAACAAACAATAGAAAAATTCGCCTTATTAGGTCTAATAGATTTTAACTTACAAATCTTTTCATAAGCCACACGATGTGTAAGATCGCACCCAAGTGTATAAACAGTATCAGTAGGATAGATAATAACCCCTCCATTACGCAAGCAATTACAAACTTGCCAAATCAATCTATCATCAATGTTATCAGGATTTATCTTTATTAGCATATAAGAAGTCAAACAGTAAACATAAACTAAAGTAG
The nucleotide sequence above comes from Chitinophagales bacterium. Encoded proteins:
- a CDS encoding threonylcarbamoyl-AMP synthase gives rise to the protein MLIKINPDNIDDRLIWQVCNCLRNGGVIIYPTDTVYTLGCDLTHRVAYEKICKLKSIRPNKANFSIVCYDLSHLSAFTTGLPTPVYKAMNRLLPGPYTFILNGNNNLAKVFGYAKRTVGIRVPDNSIARSIVDELGYPILSASIKNEDSVLEYITDPEEIYEIYEDVVDIVIDGGMGGNVPSTIVDYTGREPIIVREGAGDIDVL
- the rplE gene encoding 50S ribosomal protein L5, with the translated sequence MPRLRKRYKEEIVSSLMKKFNYTSVMQVPRLEKICLNQGVNGATADKKLVDVAVQEMTNIAGQKAVAAKSKKAISNFKLRENMPIATRVTLRKDRMYEFLDRLIAVSLPRVRDFKGVNNKGFDGRGNYTLGVKEQIIFPEIEIDKVSKINGMDITFVTTANTDEEAIALLTELGIPFKK